One Euphorbia lathyris chromosome 1, ddEupLath1.1, whole genome shotgun sequence DNA segment encodes these proteins:
- the LOC136211079 gene encoding endoglucanase 6 has protein sequence MKLSSKLISMAPLVLCLLLLCFPCVFAGHDYGQALSKSILFFEAQRSGYLPHNQRVSWRSNSGLNDGKTSGVDLVGGYYDAGDNVKFGLPMAFTITMMSWSIIEYGKQMAATGELSHALDAVKWGTDYLIKAHPEPNVLYGEVGDGNTDHYCWQRPEDMTTDRRAYKVDPSNPGSDLAGETAAAMAAASIVFRRYNPSYANELLSHAYQLFDFADKYRGKYDSSITVAQKYYRSISGYNDELLWAAAWLFQASNNQYYLSYLAKNGDSMGGTGWAMTEFGWDVKYPGVQTLVAKFLMQGKAGPYTAVFERYQEKAEFFMCSCLGKGSKNVQKTPGGLIFRQRWNNMQFVTSASFLTTVYADYLASSGRRTMNCASGNVVPAQLISFAKSQVDYILGDNPRATSYMVGYGNNYPRQVHHRGSSIVSIKVNPSFVSCRGGYATWFSSKRSDPNVLMGAIVGGPDAYDNFADQRDNYEQTEPATYNNAPLLGILARLHGGHGGYNQLLPVVPVPAPIQQKPAPKPKVTPAPDSTSGPIAIEQKMTTSWKSKGKIYYRYSTIVTNKSYKSLTNLKLSISKLYGPLWGLTKFGDSYSLPSWLKSLPAGKSLEFVYIHSASAADVAVSSYNLA, from the exons ATGAAACTTTCTTCTAAGCTCATTTCAATGGCTCCTCTGGTTCTGTGTCTGCTGCTACTGTGTTTTCCATGTGTTTTTGCTGGTCATGACTATGGTCAAGCTCTTAGTAAGAGCATTCTCTTCTTTGAAGCTCAAAGATCTGGTTATCTTCCTCATAATCAAAGAGTGTCTTGGAGATCTAATTCTGGTCTTAATGATGGGAAAACTAGTGGG GTGGATCTAGTTGGAGGGTACTATGATGCAGGGGACAATGTGAAATTTGGACTACCAATGGCATTCACAATAACAATGATGTCATGGAGCATTATTGAATATGGTAAACAAATGGCTGCAACAGGTGAACTTAGTCATGCTTTGGATGCTGTTAAATGGGGAACTGATTACTTAATCAAAGCTCATCCTGAACCTAATGTTCTTTATGGAGAG GTGGGAGATGGCAACACTGATCACTATTGCTGGCAAAGACCGGAGGATATGACCACTGACCGCCGCGCTTACAAGGTCGACCCGAGCAATCCCGGGTCAGACCTTGCCGGTGAAACCGCCGCAGCAATGGCTGCTGCCTCAATTGTTTTCCGCCGTTACAACCCGTCCTACGCTAATGAGCTCCTATCTCACGCGTATCAg TTATTCGATTTTGCAGACAAGTACAGAGGCAAATACGACAGCAGTATTACAGTAGCTCAAAAGTATTACCGCTCCATTAGTGGGTACAAT GACGAATTGTTGTGGGCAGCAGCCTGGTTATTTCAGGCATCTAACAATCAGTACTATTTGAGCTACTTAGCCAAAAATGGTGACTCAATGGGTGGAACTGGCTGGGCAATGACTGAATTTGGGTGGGATGTTAAGTATCCTGGTGTTCAAACCCTTGTTGCTAAG TTCTTGATGCAAGGCAAAGCAGGGCCATATACAGCAGTGTTTGAAAGGTACCAAGAGAAAGCTGAGTTCTTTATGTGTTCATGCCTTGGAAAGGGTAGCAAAAATGTTCAGAAAACGCCCGGCGGCTTGATTTTCCGGCAGAGATGGAATAATATGCAGTTTGTGACAAGTGCTTCTTTTCTCACTACTGTTTATGCTGATTATCTTGCTTCTTCTGGAAGAAGAACCATGAATTGTGCTTCTGGCAATGTTGTTCCAGCTCAACTCATCTCTTTTGCTAAATCCCAG GTGGATTACATTCTAGGAGACAATCCAAGAGCAACAAGTTACATGGTTGGATATGGAAACAACTATCCAAGACAAGTACATCACAGAGGATCTTCAATAGTGTCAATAAAAGTGAATCCATCATTTGTGAGTTGCAGAGGTGGTTATGCAACTTGGTTCAGCAGCAAAAGAAGTGACCCTAATGTTCTTATGGGTGCTATTGTTGGTGGTCCTGATGCTTATGATAATTTTGCTGACCAAAGAGATAATTATGAGCAAACTGAGCCTGCAACTTACAATAATGCTCCTCTTCTTGGGATATTAGCTAGGTTACATGGTGGCCATGGAGGTTACAATCAGCTTCTTCCAG TTGTGCCAGTTCCAGCTCCTATCCAACAGAAACCAGCACCAAAACCTAAAGTAACTCCAGCTCCAG aTTCAACATCTGGTCCTATTGCCATTGAGCAAAAGATGACAACTTCATGGAAATCCAAGGGAAAAATCTACTACAGATACTCCACCATAGTCACCAATAAATCCTACAAGTCTCTCACAAATCTCAAACTCTCAATCTCTAAACTTTATGGTCCTTTATGGGGTCTAACAAAGTTTGGAGACTCTTATTCTCTCCCATCATGGCTCAAATCTTTACCGGCCGGAAAAAGCCTCGAATTCGTCTACATTCATTCCGCCTCCGCCGCAGACGTCGCCGTTTCGAGCTACAACTTAGCTTGA